A genomic window from Chiloscyllium plagiosum isolate BGI_BamShark_2017 unplaced genomic scaffold, ASM401019v2 scaf_7725, whole genome shotgun sequence includes:
- the LOC122546935 gene encoding spectrin beta chain, non-erythrocytic 5-like codes for DLWSSLQERVRTRGKRLSDAEAVHKCSQDLCDALTHIQEKLKSFPDEIAKDLRGVQAQLRRHEALEHELSGAEQQLQALVDAADEVLHQCTTQQSAALQEKQQAVVENWEMLRAKVDLRREDLEHACKIQRFLAQ; via the exons GGATTTATGGAGCAGTTTGCAGGAACGAGTTCGCACCCGGGGAAAGAGGCTCAGTGATGCAGAAGCAGTTCACAAATGCAGCCAGGACCTCTGTGATGCTTTGACCCATATCCAG GAGAAACTGAAAAGTTTTCCTGATGAAATTGCAAAGGACCTGCGGGGTGTTCAGGCACAACTGCGGAGACATGAGGCCCTGGAACATGAGCTGTCTGGGGCCGAACAGCAG CTGCAGGCGTTGGTGGATGCAGCTGATGAGGTCCTGCACCAATGCACTACACAGCAGAGTGCGGCCCTACAGGAGAAACAACAGGCTGTTGTGGAAAACTGGGAGATGCTGAGAGCTAAAGTGGACCTTCGGAGAGAAGACCTGGAACATGCCTGTAAAATCCAGAGGTTCCTGGCACAG